Proteins from a genomic interval of bacterium:
- a CDS encoding beta-galactosidase, which yields MRVMLLLLPVVLASAAHAQPEMVFGKLRYAICGVGDRETILRNHINLAHLHCPASGGAYNGLPARTEFDRQMADWKKGADALREAGVHPITYIAPDMWYGDPEKRTLIFDFYDQRWGQYEDFLGPRPADPLAWAQLKPDGTPIPYVYHDQKGFYWCTNQPACRQYVQGVIKMHVQYGSHGVFFDGPCNHGCYCQECQKQFREFLRTQYPDAVRERLLSGAKLDEVKLPTDKSNLPLWAALRRFRCESLARFLHDMRAWGRSLCPDFVLTNNYCMWAGDAGGMVGIGEHPELYAREVDILFDEAAYGGGSVMQDDGTRLSNGFHYDYLVAAAASKPAVCTYLGVKDAPAEAKGNLASLEIAESWASQCGKMQQTFRDQPIVDAFTQAGEFQVRNPELFTPAKPLADVGVWVSLQQSVVGSPTYGLAMPRLLSDAGIACRILTDGDVTAAGLKGLRCLVVPGVAAATEAQLVALREFAKSGGGLVAVGPTGTLDEHALPRAAEAAQPFGAGPETGQTQTEVGKGRLAWLSSREISGLPGYARTAVSPEIGSKVAAAVRWAGREQLLLAQAPPQPCEIRLFSVAPDRWRIYLVNYGVTKAGAVNAMQDMSFALRLPGKMKVVSAKADSTDYATPQNLAVTQQAGEATLKLGTLHIWAVVDVKLK from the coding sequence ATGCGCGTCATGCTGCTGTTGTTGCCGGTGGTGCTCGCCAGCGCCGCCCATGCTCAGCCCGAGATGGTCTTCGGCAAGCTGCGCTACGCCATCTGCGGCGTGGGCGACAGGGAGACCATTCTCCGCAACCACATCAACCTGGCCCATCTGCACTGCCCGGCCAGCGGCGGGGCGTACAACGGCTTGCCCGCGCGCACCGAGTTCGACCGGCAGATGGCCGACTGGAAGAAGGGCGCCGACGCCCTGCGCGAGGCGGGAGTACACCCCATCACGTACATCGCCCCGGACATGTGGTACGGCGACCCCGAGAAGCGCACGCTGATCTTCGACTTCTACGACCAGCGCTGGGGGCAGTACGAGGACTTCCTGGGGCCCCGGCCCGCCGACCCCCTGGCCTGGGCGCAGCTCAAGCCCGACGGCACGCCCATCCCCTATGTGTACCACGACCAGAAGGGCTTCTACTGGTGCACGAACCAGCCCGCCTGCCGCCAGTACGTGCAGGGCGTCATCAAGATGCACGTGCAGTACGGCTCGCACGGCGTCTTCTTCGATGGCCCGTGCAACCATGGCTGCTACTGCCAGGAGTGCCAGAAACAGTTCCGCGAGTTCCTGCGCACGCAGTACCCCGACGCCGTCCGTGAGCGCCTCCTCAGCGGCGCGAAGCTCGACGAGGTCAAGCTCCCCACCGACAAGTCGAACCTGCCGCTGTGGGCGGCGCTGCGGCGGTTCCGCTGCGAGTCGCTGGCCCGGTTCCTGCACGACATGCGCGCCTGGGGGCGCAGCCTGTGCCCGGACTTTGTCCTGACCAACAACTACTGCATGTGGGCCGGCGACGCCGGGGGCATGGTGGGCATCGGCGAGCACCCGGAGCTGTACGCCCGCGAGGTGGACATTCTCTTTGACGAGGCGGCCTACGGCGGCGGCTCGGTCATGCAAGACGACGGCACCCGCCTGTCGAACGGGTTCCACTATGACTACCTCGTCGCCGCGGCCGCGAGCAAGCCTGCCGTCTGCACATACCTGGGCGTCAAGGACGCACCCGCCGAGGCCAAGGGCAACCTGGCGTCGCTGGAGATCGCCGAGTCATGGGCCAGCCAGTGTGGCAAGATGCAGCAGACGTTCCGCGACCAGCCTATCGTGGACGCCTTCACGCAAGCGGGGGAATTCCAGGTCAGGAACCCGGAGCTGTTCACCCCGGCCAAGCCGCTGGCCGATGTGGGCGTGTGGGTGTCGCTGCAGCAGTCTGTCGTGGGCAGCCCCACCTACGGTCTGGCCATGCCGCGCCTGCTGTCCGACGCCGGGATCGCCTGCCGCATCCTGACCGATGGCGACGTCACGGCGGCCGGATTGAAGGGGCTGCGGTGCCTGGTCGTACCGGGTGTGGCGGCGGCGACCGAGGCGCAACTGGTGGCGCTGCGAGAGTTCGCGAAGAGCGGCGGCGGGCTGGTGGCCGTCGGCCCCACTGGGACGCTCGACGAGCACGCCCTGCCACGCGCGGCCGAGGCCGCACAGCCCTTCGGGGCCGGGCCCGAGACGGGGCAGACGCAGACGGAGGTCGGGAAGGGGCGGCTGGCGTGGCTGAGCAGTCGCGAGATCAGCGGTCTGCCCGGCTACGCCCGCACGGCGGTGTCACCAGAGATCGGGAGCAAGGTCGCCGCCGCGGTGCGCTGGGCCGGACGCGAGCAACTGCTCCTGGCGCAGGCTCCGCCGCAGCCCTGTGAGATCCGCCTGTTCAGCGTCGCGCCGGACCGCTGGCGGATCTATCTCGTGAACTATGGCGTGACGAAGGCCGGGGCTGTCAACGCCATGCAAGACATGAGCTTCGCGCTGCGTCTGCCGGGGAAGATGAAGGTCGTTTCGGCGAAGGCGGACAGCACGGACTACGCCACGCCCCAGAACTTGGCCGTGACGCAGCAGGCGGGCGAGGCGACGCTGAAGCTCGGGACACTGCACATCTGGGCGGTGGTGGATGTGAAGCTGAAGTAG